AATCAAGAACAACATAATCAAAAATAATATAATTATTTACTTTTCAAAGAGCATAATAAATTATATTTATATACGTTCTAATTATACGAGGAGGGTTTATTATGAAAAAATTATATACATATTTATTCTCAGTATACATATTAATTATAATTAGTATTTTTTCATACACTTTTTTAGTTAATAATGAAATAAAAGATCACAAACAAAGAATAGAGAAAGAATATTTAAAGAATTTCATTATTCAAACTGATAAAAAATTAATGGAAAATGCATATAACTATATAAAAAATGGTTATTTTACTTATAAGCCTTTTGGCATTATTATTAAAGATAATGATAATATAATATTTTCTGACATTGCTAATGAAAATAATTTGATGAGAAAAAAAATAGAAATCAATAACAAATTTTACGAGTTTGGATATTATATAGAAGATTATATAAATTATTTTAAATCATTCACAGGAATAGACTTAATAATATTATATAACAACAAAACTTATCCTATAAACGTAAATATAAAAAATCTTGAAAACACACTTTCTATATATTATGATAATGCAACTTTTTATATAATCAATTCTTTAAAATTCAACAATCCATATTTTAGCTTATATATAATTTTTTTGATATCATTTTTTATTATACTATATATATTTATACGTAAATTCTCTATTTATTCAAAATCTGATGTATTAAATATTATAGAATTTATCAAAAAAGGTGATATTAAAGAAGATTTGAAAACACCTGAAGCTAAATTATTAAAAGAAAAAATAATTGAAATTATTGATAAAAAAAATGAATTATTTGATATATCTGAAAATTTAAAAACAGAGTTTGAAAAAACTATTGAACGATACAATAATATAATGAATGATTTTATTTTTTCTATTAGCAACAAACTTCAAAATATATCAAATTATATTTACCTCCCAGATAAAAATAAATATGAAATCATAAATAAAAACATAAATGAAATTTCAACATTAGTTGATAAATATAAAATACAATTAGATTTTAAAAATACTGATGAAAATATTGAAAACTATGAATTTTTCAATATAGAATATTTACATAATGAATTAGTCTATTACTTATCTCAATATTTAAATGATGTAAAAATAATAAAACAAATTAATTTGAAAAATAATATCGTTTTTGGAAATAAAAAAATGATATATTTATTACTATACGACATTTTAATTTTAATATTATCAAATAAAACATATGGTAATATTAAAATAAACTATTCAATTATCGAAGAAGAATTGGAAATAAAAATTATTGACAAGAATAATATTTCTAATGAATATTTATTATTACTTAAAAATAGAGCTAATTATTCTAATATTGATTTAATATATAAGTATTTAAATAATATAAAGGGGAAAATTTATATAAATCAAATAGAAAAAAATAGTATAATTAATATAAGAATACCTCTTGATATATTAGATTTTTTAAATAAATTTGACATAAAAAGAGTTATAAATAATTATACTGTTGAATTAATAGAAAAAGATTATACCTTAAATAAAGCAAATAAATATATCAAAGAATTATTGTCCTTATATATAAACACTTTAGAAAATCCTAATAAAGAAAATATTGAGAAAATAAAAAAGATGCTTAAAGAAAATAAAATTAAAATATTAAATGATCTCCTAGAATATATTCTTCAGATTCAAGATGAGAAAATAACGAGCATATTAATATCAAAATTAAAATCTATATAAAAAACAGGAGGAAAATCCTCCTGTTAAAATTTTTCTTTAATTTTTTCAACATCTTCATCAATTTCTTCCCAAATCTTATTTAATTCGTCATCAGACATTTTAGATAATTTTGTTAATTTTTCAGGAACCCCTTGTCTTTTACCTGGCAAACATCCATCTGCTTTTACTTCACCTTTAACAAATCCTTTTGCAAATCCAGGACATCCTGGATATCCACAAGCACCACAGTTAATTCCTGGTAATAAATTTTCTGCAAAAATAACTCTAACATCTTCTTTTACTTCAAATTTCTTTTCTGCAAAAGCTAAAAATGTTCCTGCTAAAAAACCTAAAATTGCAAGTAATATTACAGCATTTATAATTATAGACATTATTATTCCTCCCTTATATTTTTATGAGACCTGAGAATCCCATAAATGCCATTGATAATAGACCTGCTGTAATCAAAGCTATAGCAGTTCCTTTAAATGGCTCAGGAATATCATAGTAATCCATTCTTTCCCTAATAGCTGAAAAGATAATCAATGCCATACCAAAACCAAATCCTGCACCTAAAGCATTAATTATAGTTTCAACCAATGTATATTTATTCATAACATTAATTAACGCTAACCCTAAAATTGCACAGTTAGTTGTAATTAAAGGTAAATAAATACCTAACGCTTCATACAAATTAGGAGATACCTTTTTAATATAAAATTCTATAAATTGAACTAATGTAGCTATAACTAATATAAATACTATAGTTGTTAAAAATTCTAATCCTAATTTAACTAATAATAAGTTTAAGAACCAAGTAATAACACTTGATAATACCATAACAAAAATAACTGCCATTGACATTCCAGAAGCTGAACTTATTTTCTTAGAAACACCTAAAAATGGACATATACCTAAAAATTTTGATAAAACAAAATTATTTACTAATATTGCTGAGAGAAATATAAAAAATAACTTCATTTATTTTCACCAGCCTTCGCTTTATTTCTATTATGAATGCCAATTGCATTAAACATTGCTAATAACATACCTAATACCAAGAATGCTCCTGGTGGTAATATCATAACATATAATTTCATAGCATCTCCCCAAATTGGAAGACCGAATATAGTACCATTACCTAATAATTCCCTTACAGAACCTAATAAAACTAATGCTCCTGTAAAACCTAATCCCATACCTAAAGCATCATATATAGAATCTAATACTGTATTTTTAGAAGCAAATGATTCAGCACGTCCTAAAATAATACAGTTAACAACTATTAATGGGATAAATAAACCTAATGTTTTCCATAAATCATATACATATCCGTGCATTAATAAATCAACCATAGTAACAAAAGATGCAATAACAACTATATAAATTGGAATTCTAATGTTTTTAGGAACCAATTTTTTAATTAATGATACTACGATATTTGATAATATTAAAACAGATAAAGTTGCCAACCCCATACCTAAAGCATTTTCTGCATTTGTAGTAGTAGCTAAAGTTGGACACATACCTAATACTTGTATAAAAATAGGATTTTGTTCAAATAACCCTGCTTTTAAATTTTTTATATTAGCCATTATTGAATCACCCCTTTGGATTTGAGATAATCAAATCCAGCATTTATTGAATTAGCTACTGCTCTTGGAGTAATTGTTGCACCTGTCATAATATCACTTGTTTGAATAATTCCTTTTTCTTTTCCATTTAATATTTCTTCTGGAGAATTTAATAATACACCAGCATCTTTATTTACTTTTACACCATTTAATAACCCTTCATATGAAATAGGGAAAAATCTATTCTTTACATTATCTAATGCAATATTTGCACCTAAACCTGGTGTTTCTTGTGAATAAGATATAACTTCTAAATTATTAAAATACATTTCATTATCTTTTACAAAAGAAACAACTGAAATTACTTCTCCTCCAAAACCTATACTTGATACTGTTAGAATATATATTTCTTGTCCATTTTCATTTACATATCTATATGCAGGAGAATATACTTTTGAATTTGCATTAGAATATAAAACTCCTGTATCATTTGAATCCCAAATAGCTTTATTTAATTCTTCAGATGTATTTGGTAAATTACTTATTAATAATCCTTCACCTTTGGAATTTTCTAATACTTTTTTAATAGCTTTTAATTTAGCTTGTAATTCCGCATTGTCTATAGCAGGTTTTGTTGAAACATATACTGCTGAAACTATAAACCCTGATATTACAATGAATAACATCAAAATTAATCCTGTTTTCATATATTCTTTCATTTATTACCACCTCTTGTTGTACCGAAAATACGTGGTTTTGCATATATATCAATTAATGGAACTAATGCATTCATAATTAAAATAGAGAAAGAAACACCTTCTGGATATCCACCAAAAAGCCTTATAATCATAGTAATTAACCCAAGTCCTAATCCGAAAATAACTTGACCTTTAACTGTCATAGGACTAGTTACCATATCTGTAGCCATAAATAATGCACCTAACATTAATCCTCCTGCAAATAAATGGAATAATGGAGATGCATACTTTGTTGGATCAATTATATAAAAAATTGAAGCAATTACAAATACAGTTGAAATATAAGTAACTGGTATCCATATTTTTATTCTTCCGCGAACTACTAAATATATAAATCCAATTAATAATGCTAATGCACTAACTTCACCTATAGATCCTGGAATAGTTCCAACAAAAAGTGATTTTAAATTTATTGAATAGTCTGACCAATTTGTTAATGATTCAACACCTTTTTCTTTTAATATAGCCAAAGGTGTAGCTGTAGTAATTGTATCAAACTTATAATAAAATGGTCTATACCATGTTGTCATTGCTACAGGGAATGAAATTAACATAAATACCCTTCCAACTAATGCTGGGTTAAATACATTTTTACCCAAACCACCATATACATGTTTCCCTAATACTATTGCTGCAAAAGTACCAATTAATATTTGCCACCAATTAACAGCTAATGATAAATTCATTGCTAATAATAACCCTGTAACTGAAGCACTTCCATCTGGTTTAAAATCTTTTTGTTTTCTTAATACCTTCATAATAAATAATTCCATTACTTCAGCTAAAACCATTGTATATAACATTATCCATAATGCTCTTAAACCAAATACCCATGTTGATACAATTACTGATGGTATGAGGGCTATTAATACATCTACCATCACAGCTCTTACACTATCTTTTGATCTTAAATGTGGTGCTGCTGCAACTTTCAACTTCATTTTTTTGCCCTCCCTTTTAAAGCTCTAGCTACTTTTTTACCTGTTTTAAATGTTTTTACTAATTCAATTCCTGCTGGACATGCATAAGAACATGAACCACATTCTATACAATCCATTAATCCATATTCAAGAGCTTTATCATATTCTCTTTTTTCAACTTGCATTTTTAATAAATATGGCATTAAATTTATTGGACATACTTGAACACATTTTGAACATCTAATACATGGGAATAGTTCCTTATCAGGTGCTACTTCTTTAGTCATTACAGTTAATGCGTTATTTCCTTTAAATGTTGGAAGTTCTATATTTGGAAGAGGAATTCCCATCATAGGACCACCATATAATATTCTATCAATTTTATCTTCTTCTACTAAACCAACATGGTCTAATAGATCTTTTGCTAATGTACCTATCCTATATATAAAGTTACCAGGATTAATTACACCTTCTCCTGTTAAGGTAATACCTCTTTCTACTAATGGTTTGCCTTTTTCTACTGCTTCATATATAGCATATGTTGTAGACACATTAAAAACTATTGCTCCTACATCTAATGGTAATCCACCAGATGGAACTTCTTTTTTAGTAATAGCATATATTAACTGTTTCTCTGCACCTTGTGGATATTTTGTTTTTAATACTTTTACTTCAATAGGTTCTCCTGATACTGCTTCTTTCATTTTTTCAATAGCATCAGGTTTATTACTTTCTATACCTATATATGCCTTTTTTACTCCAGTAGCATGCATTATTATCTTAATTCCAGTTACTATTTCTTTTGATCTTTCTAACATCATTCTATGGTCTATTGTGATATAAGGTTCACAT
Above is a genomic segment from Marinitoga litoralis containing:
- a CDS encoding (Fe-S)-binding protein; protein product: MSIIINAVILLAILGFLAGTFLAFAEKKFEVKEDVRVIFAENLLPGINCGACGYPGCPGFAKGFVKGEVKADGCLPGKRQGVPEKLTKLSKMSDDELNKIWEEIDEDVEKIKEKF
- the rsxA gene encoding electron transport complex subunit RsxA, which gives rise to MKLFFIFLSAILVNNFVLSKFLGICPFLGVSKKISSASGMSMAVIFVMVLSSVITWFLNLLLVKLGLEFLTTIVFILVIATLVQFIEFYIKKVSPNLYEALGIYLPLITTNCAILGLALINVMNKYTLVETIINALGAGFGFGMALIIFSAIRERMDYYDIPEPFKGTAIALITAGLLSMAFMGFSGLIKI
- the rsxE gene encoding electron transport complex subunit RsxE, whose product is MANIKNLKAGLFEQNPIFIQVLGMCPTLATTTNAENALGMGLATLSVLILSNIVVSLIKKLVPKNIRIPIYIVVIASFVTMVDLLMHGYVYDLWKTLGLFIPLIVVNCIILGRAESFASKNTVLDSIYDALGMGLGFTGALVLLGSVRELLGNGTIFGLPIWGDAMKLYVMILPPGAFLVLGMLLAMFNAIGIHNRNKAKAGENK
- a CDS encoding RnfABCDGE type electron transport complex subunit G; the encoded protein is MKEYMKTGLILMLFIVISGFIVSAVYVSTKPAIDNAELQAKLKAIKKVLENSKGEGLLISNLPNTSEELNKAIWDSNDTGVLYSNANSKVYSPAYRYVNENGQEIYILTVSSIGFGGEVISVVSFVKDNEMYFNNLEVISYSQETPGLGANIALDNVKNRFFPISYEGLLNGVKVNKDAGVLLNSPEEILNGKEKGIIQTSDIMTGATITPRAVANSINAGFDYLKSKGVIQ
- a CDS encoding RnfABCDGE type electron transport complex subunit D is translated as MKLKVAAAPHLRSKDSVRAVMVDVLIALIPSVIVSTWVFGLRALWIMLYTMVLAEVMELFIMKVLRKQKDFKPDGSASVTGLLLAMNLSLAVNWWQILIGTFAAIVLGKHVYGGLGKNVFNPALVGRVFMLISFPVAMTTWYRPFYYKFDTITTATPLAILKEKGVESLTNWSDYSINLKSLFVGTIPGSIGEVSALALLIGFIYLVVRGRIKIWIPVTYISTVFVIASIFYIIDPTKYASPLFHLFAGGLMLGALFMATDMVTSPMTVKGQVIFGLGLGLITMIIRLFGGYPEGVSFSILIMNALVPLIDIYAKPRIFGTTRGGNK
- the rsxC gene encoding electron transport complex subunit RsxC yields the protein MALLTFKGGVHPPEKKELAEHKEIKVLPLPEKVYIYTTNHIGAPAKILVEPGQKVKTGQKIGEANGFISANIHSSVTGEVVEITKMTNAATGTKNDVIVIQRTGEDEWELIPNHGDYSKKSPQEIVDIVKEAGIVGLGGAMFPSHVKMSIPEGKKAEYLIINAAECEPYITIDHRMMLERSKEIVTGIKIIMHATGVKKAYIGIESNKPDAIEKMKEAVSGEPIEVKVLKTKYPQGAEKQLIYAITKKEVPSGGLPLDVGAIVFNVSTTYAIYEAVEKGKPLVERGITLTGEGVINPGNFIYRIGTLAKDLLDHVGLVEEDKIDRILYGGPMMGIPLPNIELPTFKGNNALTVMTKEVAPDKELFPCIRCSKCVQVCPINLMPYLLKMQVEKREYDKALEYGLMDCIECGSCSYACPAGIELVKTFKTGKKVARALKGRAKK